In one window of Pseudodesulfovibrio sp. JC047 DNA:
- a CDS encoding sodium:solute symporter family protein — MNIYTIGVLCCILIYIIIGFYAGRKIENVEDYYVCGRNAPTIMIAGTMFASMLSTNGFMGDTAYCFTGNITTMILINALCACGYVVGPLLFGRYLRRAKVNTMPSYFWRRFNSKRIRRFAGITTVISLSAYLLSVIQGTGILMETLTGYDKTICLLIAWFCITFFTIYSGSRGVVITDTLMCIFFLAATIIAGPFVFNASGGLGNLITTLATSPDTPAGLLDYHGNTGGKSPMDMIMYAITIGCVWMLAVSVSPWQAGRNMMAKSEHVIFRSGAISAFLTVFFLLYLYLIAISIIPLHPNIDKPEKILIWAAFEIMPQLIGVVLLTGIMTAGLSSASTFLSVVSFSISSDVMDINFKDEKAQLEFTRFAVLVVGLMALGLACLELSSIRIITWFASTIIASSWGVVAIASVWSKKLTERGAYYSMVGGFFCYLIAKILKEVAGLPLNNLLDPFFIGIALSAVLAILGSRGQKRTPEEAAFHTKLHEVPASEIVISDYKKDTIYGWGLVGAGILISSIFIIYWAIPYNTIKGIDLLSFLN; from the coding sequence ATGAACATCTATACTATCGGCGTTCTTTGCTGCATCTTGATCTATATTATCATCGGGTTTTACGCTGGCCGGAAAATAGAAAATGTCGAAGACTACTATGTCTGCGGACGCAATGCCCCGACCATCATGATCGCAGGGACCATGTTTGCTTCCATGCTCAGCACGAACGGCTTCATGGGGGATACCGCGTATTGTTTTACCGGGAATATAACAACCATGATCCTGATTAATGCTCTCTGCGCTTGCGGATACGTTGTCGGACCACTGCTCTTCGGTCGATATCTGCGTCGTGCAAAAGTCAACACCATGCCTTCATATTTCTGGCGTCGTTTCAACAGCAAAAGAATTCGACGATTTGCCGGCATAACAACAGTTATTTCACTGTCTGCCTATCTTCTGAGCGTCATTCAGGGCACGGGAATTCTCATGGAAACCCTGACCGGATATGACAAAACTATCTGCCTGCTCATCGCATGGTTCTGCATCACCTTTTTCACCATTTATTCCGGGTCTCGGGGTGTCGTCATCACCGACACACTCATGTGCATCTTCTTTCTCGCCGCAACCATTATCGCCGGACCATTCGTGTTCAACGCAAGCGGCGGTCTCGGAAATCTGATAACGACCCTCGCGACCTCGCCAGACACACCGGCGGGACTTCTGGATTACCATGGCAACACAGGCGGCAAATCGCCAATGGACATGATCATGTATGCCATCACCATCGGATGCGTCTGGATGCTGGCTGTCAGCGTCAGCCCATGGCAGGCCGGGCGCAACATGATGGCAAAAAGCGAACACGTCATCTTCCGTTCCGGTGCCATCTCGGCCTTTCTGACTGTCTTCTTCCTGTTGTACCTGTACCTGATCGCAATCAGCATCATTCCGTTACACCCCAATATCGACAAACCGGAAAAAATTCTCATATGGGCGGCCTTTGAAATCATGCCGCAATTGATCGGCGTTGTCCTGTTGACAGGTATCATGACAGCAGGACTTTCCTCGGCATCAACTTTTCTTTCTGTCGTCAGCTTCAGTATCTCCAGTGATGTCATGGACATTAATTTCAAGGATGAAAAAGCCCAATTGGAATTCACACGATTTGCCGTCCTGGTTGTTGGATTGATGGCCTTGGGACTGGCCTGTCTGGAGCTGTCATCCATCCGCATCATCACTTGGTTTGCCAGCACCATCATCGCCTCATCATGGGGAGTGGTGGCCATTGCCAGCGTGTGGAGCAAGAAACTCACGGAACGCGGAGCCTACTATTCGATGGTCGGCGGATTCTTTTGCTACCTGATCGCTAAAATTCTGAAGGAAGTGGCGGGACTCCCCCTCAACAATCTACTCGATCCCTTCTTTATCGGGATTGCCCTGAGCGCCGTATTGGCAATTCTGGGATCACGAGGACAAAAACGCACTCCCGAAGAAGCGGCTTTCCACACCAAATTGCATGAGGTGCCAGCGTCCGAAATCGTCATCAGCGATTACAAGAAAGATACAATATACGGTTGGGGCCTGGTGGGAGCTGGAATTCTCATCTCCTCCATATTCATAATTTATTGGGCAATCCCCTACAATACAATCAAGGGAATCGACCTGCTGTCTTTCCTTAATTAA
- the fixC gene encoding FAD-dependent oxidoreductase FixC: MSVDFDVIIVGAGLAGCTSAYLLAQAGLETLVIERGNFPGAKNMTGGRLYGHSLEKIFPNFAEEAPVERCIVHEKISFMDGEDSTTLEYASPKSEDPADRSYSVLRSKFDQWLADKAESAGASIVPGIRVDDLIVRDGKVCGVVASGEEMEAHTVILADGVNSILAEKLGMETKVSPHTGAVGVKEVIQLSKQQINDRFGCTDDDGAAWLFAGTPSNGHMGGGFIYTNEDTLSLGLVFGLHNIDKTDKSVPQMLEDFKDHPTVKPLLEGGKLIEYSAHVVPEGGYDMIPKLVGDGVLVAGDAAGLCLNVGFTVRGMDLAIASGEAAAKAVIAAKNNGDFSESGLSSYKTELENSFVMKDMKLYQKLPRFLDNPRMYNEYPNMVTGIMKDIFTINGTSVPLRKIITPHLKQVGFMNLLKDGFKGAKAI; the protein is encoded by the coding sequence ATGTCTGTAGATTTTGATGTAATCATTGTTGGCGCAGGCCTCGCAGGATGCACCAGTGCATACCTGCTGGCTCAAGCCGGTCTGGAAACGCTGGTCATTGAACGTGGCAACTTCCCTGGTGCCAAGAACATGACTGGCGGCAGACTGTACGGTCACAGCCTGGAAAAGATCTTCCCCAATTTCGCGGAAGAAGCCCCGGTTGAACGGTGCATTGTTCATGAAAAAATTTCCTTTATGGACGGCGAAGACAGCACCACTTTGGAATATGCTTCGCCCAAATCCGAAGATCCGGCAGACCGTTCCTATTCGGTCCTCCGTTCTAAATTCGATCAATGGCTTGCTGACAAGGCCGAATCTGCCGGTGCCAGCATCGTGCCCGGTATCCGGGTCGATGACCTCATCGTCCGCGACGGCAAAGTCTGCGGCGTGGTTGCCTCGGGTGAAGAAATGGAAGCCCACACGGTCATCCTGGCCGACGGCGTCAATTCCATTCTGGCCGAGAAACTCGGTATGGAAACCAAAGTCTCTCCACATACCGGAGCGGTAGGCGTCAAGGAAGTCATCCAGCTCTCCAAGCAACAAATCAATGACCGCTTCGGCTGCACGGATGATGACGGTGCGGCATGGCTCTTCGCGGGCACCCCGTCCAATGGGCACATGGGTGGCGGCTTCATTTATACCAACGAAGACACCTTGTCCCTCGGTCTGGTCTTCGGCCTGCACAACATTGATAAGACAGATAAAAGTGTTCCTCAAATGTTGGAAGACTTCAAGGACCACCCCACCGTCAAACCCCTTCTTGAAGGTGGAAAACTGATCGAATACTCTGCCCACGTTGTTCCTGAAGGCGGCTACGACATGATTCCGAAACTGGTCGGTGACGGCGTGCTCGTGGCAGGCGATGCCGCAGGCCTGTGCCTGAATGTCGGATTCACCGTTCGAGGTATGGATCTGGCCATTGCGTCCGGCGAAGCTGCGGCAAAAGCGGTGATCGCTGCCAAAAACAACGGAGACTTCAGCGAAAGCGGACTGTCCTCCTACAAAACGGAACTTGAAAACAGTTTTGTAATGAAAGATATGAAGCTGTATCAAAAGCTTCCCCGATTTCTCGACAACCCCCGTATGTACAACGAATACCCAAACATGGTGACCGGAATCATGAAAGATATCTTCACCATCAACGGAACATCCGTTCCCTTGCGGAAAATCATTACACCTCACTTGAAACAGGTTGGATTCATGAACCTGCTTAAAGACGGCTTCAAAGGAGCGAAAGCGATATGA
- a CDS encoding 4Fe-4S dicluster domain-containing protein → MSNPVNVDVKLGVNKFFVDEGNPHIELVETPNEEEFAKLEAACPAGLYKRDDNGTMHFDCAGCLECGTCRILCGKTILKKWEYPNGTFGVEFRHG, encoded by the coding sequence ATGAGTAATCCAGTCAATGTAGACGTCAAACTCGGCGTCAATAAATTCTTTGTCGACGAGGGAAATCCTCACATCGAACTGGTGGAAACGCCAAATGAAGAGGAATTCGCCAAACTCGAAGCAGCATGTCCCGCCGGTCTGTATAAAAGAGATGACAACGGCACCATGCATTTCGATTGTGCGGGTTGTCTGGAATGTGGCACCTGCCGGATTCTGTGTGGTAAGACCATCCTGAAAAAATGGGAATATCCCAATGGAACATTCGGGGTTGAATTCCGCCACGGTTAA
- a CDS encoding YhdT family protein, which translates to MNKQSQDPRFKQANKEALLALGVYALYFVWWYVCAYGLGDGNPDDYVYVFGMPEWFFYSCIVGYPLITILLWVVVRCCFKDMPLDSEPPHDSHPSNSTTREHR; encoded by the coding sequence ATGAACAAACAATCACAGGACCCACGATTCAAACAGGCCAACAAAGAGGCCCTGCTCGCATTGGGTGTCTACGCCCTGTACTTTGTCTGGTGGTATGTGTGCGCGTATGGCCTGGGGGACGGCAACCCCGACGACTATGTGTATGTCTTTGGAATGCCGGAATGGTTTTTCTACAGTTGCATTGTCGGCTATCCCCTCATCACCATCCTGCTCTGGGTTGTTGTCCGCTGTTGTTTCAAGGACATGCCTCTCGACTCGGAACCACCTCACGACAGCCACCCTTCCAACTCCACCACGAGGGAGCATCGTTAA
- the panF gene encoding sodium/pantothenate symporter translates to MPTNLSTIIPVIIYLALSFAVAIWARKKSEASQSSQGFIEDYFIGGRSLGGFVLAMTIIASYTSASSFVGGPGVAYRLGLSWVLLAMIQVPTTFLTLGILGKRFAIMARKTQSVTITDYLRARYDSDAVVILCSIALIVFFMAAMLAQFIGGARLFQSVTGYPYIIGLVLFGASVVLYTAVGGFRAVVLTDAIQGIVMIVAVVVVLLAVIKAGGGMEHCITTLKEIDPGLITPTGPKNAVPQPFTLSFWVLVGIGILGLPQTTQRCMAYKDSQAMHNAMVIGTLLIGFMILCAHLAGTLGRAVYPNLAAGDLAMPSLIVELLSPVWAGIFIAGPLAAIMSTVDSMLLLVSAAIIKDLYIHYRLKGDASRMTLVSLKKASLICTVVIGFLVFIAAIEPPDLLVWINLFAFGGLEAVFLCPIVIGLYWEKGNATGAIASILLGTSTFVILTIMKPAMGGIHAIVPTTLVALIAFVAGSLLGRTPSLSKGH, encoded by the coding sequence ATGCCAACCAATCTTTCCACCATAATCCCGGTTATCATCTATCTGGCACTCTCCTTTGCCGTGGCCATCTGGGCTCGGAAAAAATCCGAGGCCTCCCAGTCTTCACAAGGATTCATTGAAGATTATTTCATTGGAGGACGCTCCTTGGGAGGCTTTGTCCTCGCCATGACCATCATCGCGAGCTACACCAGCGCGAGCAGCTTTGTCGGCGGCCCGGGTGTGGCCTATCGCCTCGGTCTCAGCTGGGTCCTGCTTGCCATGATTCAGGTTCCCACGACATTCCTGACCCTCGGCATCCTCGGCAAACGATTTGCCATCATGGCCCGCAAGACGCAGTCCGTGACCATCACTGACTATCTGCGCGCCCGGTATGACAGCGACGCCGTGGTCATCCTCTGTTCCATCGCCCTCATCGTCTTTTTCATGGCCGCCATGCTGGCGCAGTTCATCGGCGGGGCGCGACTTTTTCAATCCGTAACCGGATATCCCTACATCATTGGCCTGGTTCTTTTCGGGGCCAGCGTGGTTCTCTACACGGCTGTAGGCGGCTTCCGGGCGGTGGTCCTGACCGATGCCATTCAGGGCATTGTCATGATCGTGGCCGTTGTGGTCGTGCTGTTGGCTGTTATCAAAGCCGGTGGCGGCATGGAGCACTGCATCACCACCCTCAAAGAAATTGACCCGGGGCTTATCACGCCAACCGGACCCAAAAACGCCGTTCCACAACCCTTTACCCTCTCCTTCTGGGTACTCGTCGGTATCGGAATCCTCGGACTTCCCCAGACCACACAACGATGCATGGCGTACAAGGATTCCCAGGCCATGCACAACGCCATGGTCATCGGAACGCTGCTTATCGGCTTCATGATCCTGTGCGCCCACTTGGCTGGAACACTCGGACGAGCGGTTTATCCGAACCTCGCGGCGGGCGATCTGGCCATGCCAAGCCTCATCGTCGAACTGCTTTCCCCGGTCTGGGCGGGCATCTTCATTGCCGGACCACTGGCCGCCATCATGTCAACGGTTGACTCCATGCTCCTGCTTGTCTCCGCCGCCATCATCAAGGATCTGTATATTCATTACAGACTCAAAGGCGATGCCTCACGGATGACGCTTGTCAGCCTGAAAAAAGCGAGCCTCATCTGCACGGTTGTCATCGGATTTCTGGTCTTTATCGCAGCGATCGAACCGCCTGACCTGCTGGTCTGGATCAACCTGTTCGCCTTTGGCGGACTGGAAGCCGTGTTCCTGTGCCCAATCGTCATTGGTCTCTATTGGGAAAAAGGCAACGCGACCGGGGCCATCGCCTCAATCCTGCTTGGCACGTCCACCTTTGTCATTCTGACCATCATGAAACCGGCCATGGGCGGCATCCATGCCATTGTCCCCACCACGCTGGTTGCCCTGATTGCCTTTGTTGCCGGCTCACTTCTTGGACGAACGCCCAGTCTTTCCAAAGGGCATTGA
- a CDS encoding SGNH/GDSL hydrolase family protein: MKTLLTFGDSFSDNGFSNGCGYNRLSNGPVWVEYLAQMLGASLEDRAWCGATSGHGNASGPKDWSGLAWQVDTYSPTNSETNRLCTLLIGINDVYDGTGTAKDSVANIIRAIETLNDKGIHRFLISNVPDITHAPAYAEEYAPLKKTVQNTLRTINEHLEQSLTGPNGLLTRLPDITLYPVLNAYDIFNALVADSRFANTREPWNGTYSDPNTTGYMWWDDWHPTTETHKAFAKEAFKIIESGPIRRQA, translated from the coding sequence ATGAAGACCCTTTTAACATTTGGTGACAGTTTTTCAGACAATGGTTTTTCAAACGGGTGTGGGTATAACAGACTGAGCAATGGCCCGGTCTGGGTCGAATATCTGGCTCAGATGCTGGGCGCATCCCTGGAAGATCGGGCATGGTGCGGCGCCACATCTGGCCACGGCAATGCCTCTGGTCCAAAAGACTGGTCAGGTCTGGCCTGGCAGGTTGACACCTATTCTCCGACGAATAGCGAAACCAACAGACTCTGCACGCTCCTGATCGGCATAAACGATGTGTATGACGGAACCGGCACGGCCAAAGACAGTGTCGCCAACATCATAAGAGCGATAGAAACTCTCAACGACAAGGGGATTCATCGCTTTCTGATTTCCAATGTCCCGGACATTACCCATGCTCCGGCATATGCCGAGGAATACGCACCTCTCAAGAAGACCGTCCAAAACACACTTCGAACAATCAACGAACACCTTGAACAGTCTCTCACCGGACCAAACGGATTGTTGACGCGACTGCCTGACATCACACTCTACCCGGTGCTGAATGCCTATGACATTTTCAACGCGCTGGTTGCAGACTCCCGATTTGCAAACACCAGAGAACCGTGGAATGGCACCTATTCAGATCCAAACACCACCGGATACATGTGGTGGGACGACTGGCACCCGACAACAGAAACCCACAAGGCGTTTGCCAAAGAAGCATTCAAGATCATTGAGTCCGGTCCCATTCGCCGTCAGGCATGA
- a CDS encoding LysE family translocator produces MLGILLYSIGVMYTPGPVNILSLNRGMHTRFTTHISFCMGVGTALCFWFLLVGYAGSAVIDHSVMPIISALGTAFILFLAYKIIASESALERDEHTGSAFSFRDGLLMQLLNPKSFLVVLPVTAVQFPAAGIQGSAIALWSIGLGLLGFGAPLVYAVAGTKVSRYIENSLYLKWFNYCMGAVLVFVALEMAYTHIYRAVW; encoded by the coding sequence ATGCTCGGAATTCTGTTGTATAGCATTGGGGTGATGTATACGCCCGGTCCCGTGAATATCCTCAGTCTGAATCGCGGAATGCACACCCGATTTACCACACATATTTCGTTTTGCATGGGAGTGGGGACCGCATTGTGCTTCTGGTTTCTGCTTGTCGGGTATGCCGGAAGCGCGGTGATCGACCACAGCGTCATGCCCATTATCTCGGCCCTTGGAACCGCTTTTATCCTCTTTCTCGCCTATAAGATTATTGCTTCGGAAAGTGCCCTCGAGCGGGATGAACACACTGGAAGCGCGTTTTCATTTCGTGACGGGTTGCTCATGCAGTTGTTGAATCCAAAGTCCTTTCTGGTTGTTCTGCCAGTGACAGCGGTCCAATTCCCAGCAGCAGGCATTCAGGGGAGTGCCATCGCTCTTTGGTCAATCGGGTTGGGGCTTCTCGGTTTCGGCGCGCCTTTGGTCTACGCCGTTGCAGGAACAAAGGTGTCCAGATATATTGAGAATTCCCTGTATTTGAAGTGGTTTAATTATTGTATGGGAGCCGTGTTGGTCTTCGTGGCTCTGGAGATGGCCTACACCCATATCTATCGGGCGGTATGGTAA
- a CDS encoding AraC family transcriptional regulator, with protein sequence MARMESNHFEFVNAGSDVGMTMLNAVMSDFSYAKHAHEELALGVTMDGVQEFACKGQFFRSHPGNIIAFNPGDVHNGHPGTSDALKYTMLYFDTTEFYPLLWSAATSDAKEFRLAQPHFDDAVLRALILNMSRLVTEGRHLAVEYDHCLYAIAKRLAQRLGISSVDAWVRDKDALLLRAREYIHDNITEDISIDVLSGVASLSKYHFIRLFRNQFGLTPHQYILNLKINKVRISLESGTAVSDVAQDFGFFDVSHLNRSFKRFYGITPKQYQQQIKP encoded by the coding sequence ATGGCACGTATGGAATCGAATCATTTTGAATTTGTGAACGCGGGGAGCGATGTCGGCATGACCATGCTCAATGCGGTCATGTCGGATTTTTCCTACGCCAAACACGCGCATGAAGAGTTGGCTCTTGGCGTGACCATGGATGGTGTGCAGGAATTCGCGTGCAAGGGGCAGTTTTTTCGAAGTCATCCCGGCAATATCATCGCGTTTAATCCGGGCGATGTTCACAATGGACATCCGGGAACCAGCGACGCCTTGAAGTACACCATGCTCTATTTCGACACCACGGAGTTCTATCCATTGCTTTGGAGTGCGGCTACGTCGGATGCAAAGGAATTTCGTCTGGCGCAACCCCATTTTGACGATGCCGTGCTTCGGGCTTTGATTCTGAATATGTCCCGGCTTGTGACTGAGGGGCGGCATCTTGCTGTCGAATATGATCATTGCCTGTATGCCATCGCGAAACGATTAGCACAGCGGTTGGGGATTTCCAGTGTTGACGCATGGGTGCGCGACAAGGACGCTTTGTTGTTGCGAGCCAGAGAATACATTCATGACAATATCACAGAGGATATTTCGATTGATGTCCTGAGTGGCGTGGCCTCTCTGTCAAAATATCATTTCATTCGCCTGTTTCGAAATCAGTTCGGGTTGACCCCGCACCAATATATTCTCAATCTCAAGATCAACAAGGTTCGAATTTCGCTTGAATCGGGAACCGCTGTTTCGGATGTTGCGCAGGATTTCGGATTTTTCGATGTGAGTCACCTGAATCGATCGTTCAAGCGATTCTACGGGATCACACCGAAACAGTATCAACAACAAATCAAACCATGA
- a CDS encoding DUF3861 family protein, which translates to MKYTYTITVEKKPVEGKTAEGPMLFEAGSHDDVSDLLDRARQQGAFDEATRCALVVGAKLLGSAVLSNRDSVSMAKLMPHFKALMKELKRSLSGEL; encoded by the coding sequence ATGAAGTATACGTACACGATAACGGTGGAGAAAAAGCCGGTTGAGGGCAAAACCGCCGAGGGCCCGATGCTCTTTGAGGCTGGAAGCCATGACGATGTGTCTGATCTGCTGGATCGAGCGCGGCAGCAGGGGGCTTTTGACGAAGCGACCCGTTGTGCGTTGGTGGTTGGTGCCAAGCTGCTTGGCAGCGCGGTCCTTTCAAACAGGGATTCTGTATCCATGGCCAAGCTGATGCCTCACTTCAAGGCATTGATGAAAGAATTGAAAAGGAGTCTGTCGGGTGAGCTTTAG
- a CDS encoding FMN-binding protein, with translation MKTVHIQKINETDQTRSGTTRDLDWWLGLAAIVCIIAAGIFGYTQSTNAIEPALHKAVPSATRFERLDDVTFAAYDGQDAETFRCYVSLGTANGYGGPLVLAVATDLKGSITGVGVVDHKETPNWFKRVAASGFTETLLGKSYTDAFSFGEDLAAVAGATYTSRALAKAALQGSRTIAKSQLNLSVPPEPVERIQFGVPEIVLIVLFAVGFIGHRRSFKFTKQARWFSMVVGMIVLGFWYTEPLTISHINKLLLGFWPEWQTHIYYYLLVTGIFLVLTIDNKNPYCMWFCPFGAAQECMGLVGGAKQAKNIPYKSGFKWAQRGLAFMAIIIALLFRNPGLSGYEIFGTLFDLDGSIFLFFLLGLVLVTAMFIRRPWCNYLCPIPPIEGFIKMLRRRVKKVWLKRTQKNA, from the coding sequence GTGAAGACTGTGCATATTCAGAAAATAAACGAGACAGACCAGACTCGGTCCGGCACGACCAGGGATCTGGATTGGTGGCTTGGACTGGCTGCAATTGTCTGTATTATTGCTGCCGGTATATTTGGATATACCCAAAGTACGAATGCGATCGAACCGGCTTTGCATAAAGCCGTGCCGAGTGCGACGCGGTTCGAACGACTCGATGATGTGACCTTTGCCGCCTATGACGGTCAGGATGCGGAGACGTTTCGATGCTATGTTTCCTTGGGAACGGCCAATGGGTATGGCGGGCCGCTGGTCTTGGCCGTTGCCACTGACTTGAAAGGCTCGATTACCGGGGTCGGCGTGGTTGACCACAAGGAGACGCCTAATTGGTTCAAACGGGTGGCCGCCAGCGGATTCACGGAGACCTTGCTTGGCAAGAGCTATACTGATGCCTTTTCGTTTGGCGAAGATTTGGCCGCTGTCGCCGGGGCGACATATACTTCCAGAGCCTTGGCAAAGGCCGCGCTTCAGGGCAGCAGAACCATTGCCAAGTCCCAATTAAATTTGTCGGTGCCGCCGGAACCTGTTGAAAGAATCCAGTTTGGTGTGCCTGAGATCGTGCTGATCGTGCTTTTTGCGGTCGGGTTCATCGGTCATCGTCGATCCTTCAAATTTACCAAACAGGCCAGATGGTTCAGTATGGTTGTCGGCATGATCGTGTTGGGGTTTTGGTACACGGAACCGTTGACCATTTCGCATATCAATAAATTGTTGCTTGGTTTCTGGCCCGAATGGCAGACGCATATATACTATTATCTGCTGGTTACCGGGATATTTCTGGTTCTCACCATTGACAACAAGAATCCCTATTGCATGTGGTTTTGTCCCTTTGGCGCGGCTCAGGAGTGCATGGGATTGGTCGGAGGTGCCAAGCAGGCAAAGAACATTCCGTATAAATCAGGGTTCAAATGGGCGCAGCGCGGTCTGGCTTTCATGGCAATCATCATTGCGCTTCTGTTCAGAAATCCCGGGTTGTCCGGCTATGAGATCTTTGGAACCCTGTTTGATCTGGATGGCAGCATCTTTCTGTTTTTCCTGTTGGGTCTGGTGCTCGTTACGGCCATGTTCATCAGGCGTCCGTGGTGCAACTATCTGTGTCCCATTCCGCCGATTGAAGGTTTTATCAAAATGCTGCGAAGGAGGGTGAAAAAGGTATGGCTCAAGCGAACACAAAAGAACGCCTGA
- a CDS encoding reductive dehalogenase: MRESISRKKHYHSTVGRRTFMKMLGVGGGALGLQAATGGISAAGFKDLDDMMASPHADRNLPFWVREVDEPTVQIDWDNMEVFPGGQATLFNPDAWDDKNEYMKIHASNIESTTKKVRENAPGYSLRDRALGDANCWGWGALSSLAPGWTGPDVQALNEWEHPTMFYTPDDFGVPKYEGTPEENSRMLRVAGRILGAADMGFVKLNEKTKKLLYGIIEFEDVEKGYAKPNGKYVLPNKDLWVICAVIPQSLWMQQYTDRMSWACSNTAAYSRANIYSNRIKVFLRGLGYQHFGGGTSSVGRSVPFGIMAGMGEGCRAGILCSPQWGTDLRTVMLTVTDLPLAETKPIDAGIVEFCKVCKKCGEMCPSGAISMADEPFWGGDVPWQAKGYKGWYMNAKKCYSYMLSGDPDCSRCQTVCPFTKFDEAVMHDLVRMSIAKAPALNSIIRNMDDIFGYGQEPAPTKSPWDADPMDVPLFGLDKSRS, from the coding sequence ATGCGTGAGTCGATTTCGAGAAAAAAACACTATCATTCCACTGTCGGGCGTCGAACATTCATGAAAATGTTGGGTGTTGGTGGCGGGGCACTTGGATTGCAAGCAGCGACTGGTGGCATTTCTGCTGCTGGATTCAAGGATTTGGACGATATGATGGCGTCCCCCCATGCTGATCGCAATCTGCCATTTTGGGTGCGTGAAGTGGATGAGCCGACCGTTCAGATCGATTGGGACAATATGGAAGTATTTCCCGGCGGACAGGCCACGTTGTTCAATCCTGATGCGTGGGACGACAAAAATGAATATATGAAGATCCATGCCAGCAATATTGAATCCACCACCAAGAAAGTTCGTGAAAATGCGCCGGGCTATTCCTTGCGAGATCGGGCCTTGGGTGATGCTAATTGTTGGGGATGGGGCGCGCTTAGTTCCCTCGCCCCAGGCTGGACCGGACCGGATGTACAAGCCCTGAACGAGTGGGAACATCCCACCATGTTCTATACGCCCGACGATTTCGGGGTGCCAAAATATGAAGGCACGCCGGAAGAGAATTCCCGGATGCTGCGGGTGGCTGGCCGGATTCTCGGTGCCGCGGACATGGGGTTTGTCAAGCTCAATGAGAAAACCAAGAAATTGCTCTACGGGATCATTGAATTCGAGGATGTTGAAAAGGGGTATGCCAAGCCGAATGGCAAATATGTTTTGCCGAACAAGGATTTGTGGGTCATCTGTGCGGTGATTCCCCAGTCCCTGTGGATGCAGCAGTACACGGACCGCATGAGTTGGGCCTGTAGTAATACGGCCGCCTATTCTCGTGCAAATATCTACTCCAATCGAATCAAGGTGTTCCTGCGAGGTCTGGGATATCAGCATTTTGGAGGTGGAACCAGTTCCGTTGGCCGCAGTGTGCCCTTTGGTATCATGGCAGGCATGGGCGAAGGCTGTCGGGCCGGTATTTTGTGTAGCCCGCAATGGGGGACGGACTTGCGGACAGTGATGCTCACCGTGACCGATTTGCCGCTGGCCGAAACCAAACCGATTGACGCCGGTATCGTGGAATTCTGCAAGGTCTGCAAGAAATGCGGAGAGATGTGTCCGTCTGGTGCCATCAGCATGGCCGATGAGCCGTTCTGGGGTGGCGATGTCCCGTGGCAGGCCAAGGGATACAAGGGGTGGTACATGAATGCCAAGAAATGTTATTCCTACATGTTGAGCGGTGACCCGGATTGCAGCCGGTGCCAAACCGTCTGTCCTTTTACCAAATTTGACGAAGCCGTGATGCATGACCTCGTGCGCATGTCCATTGCCAAAGCTCCGGCCCTGAACTCCATCATCCGTAATATGGACGATATCTTTGGATACGGTCAGGAGCCAGCACCCACCAAGTCGCCGTGGGATGCCGATCCCATGGACGTTCCGCTTTTTGGTTTGGACAAATCACGCTCATAA